One stretch of Legionella birminghamensis DNA includes these proteins:
- a CDS encoding dihydrofolate reductase codes for MSKISLIAAVDENNGLGKDNQLLCHLPADLKFFKQTTLGKPIIMGRKTFTSIGKALPGRQNIVISRSMTPVQDIDIAHSLEDALSIAQAAEEVMIIGGASLYQQILPQAERIYLTRIHHRFAADVFFPAINPEEWSCELIGEHEKDEKNPYSMSFYLYSRKA; via the coding sequence ATGAGCAAAATTAGTTTAATAGCAGCAGTCGACGAAAATAATGGCCTCGGCAAGGATAATCAATTGCTTTGTCATTTACCGGCCGATCTTAAATTTTTTAAACAGACGACATTGGGTAAGCCTATTATTATGGGCCGCAAAACCTTCACCTCTATCGGAAAGGCGCTGCCAGGGCGGCAGAATATCGTCATTAGCCGCAGCATGACGCCTGTCCAGGACATCGACATTGCCCATTCTCTTGAAGATGCGCTAAGCATTGCCCAAGCGGCTGAAGAAGTGATGATCATTGGCGGTGCCAGTCTATATCAGCAGATCCTGCCGCAGGCTGAGCGCATTTATTTGACCCGAATTCATCATCGTTTCGCTGCCGATGTATTTTTTCCAGCGATTAATCCTGAAGAATGGTCCTGTGAACTAATTGGGGAGCATGAGAAGGATGAAAAGAACCCCTATTCAATGAGCTTCTATCTTTACAGCAGAAAAGCTTGA
- a CDS encoding YajQ family cyclic di-GMP-binding protein, with protein MPSFDIVSEINLVELRHAVDNAIREMGTRFDFRGVESSVELKELTVTLKSESDFQVRQLEDLFRNHCTKRGISLIGVEMEDKPVHSGKTFSLNMKFKQGIDQPDAKKIVGIIKDAKLKVQTSIQGDKLRVTGKKRDDLQEVIALLKKEKMPLELQFENFRD; from the coding sequence ATGCCTTCTTTTGATATCGTCTCAGAAATCAATCTGGTTGAGCTGCGGCACGCTGTTGATAACGCCATCCGCGAAATGGGAACACGCTTTGATTTTCGCGGCGTTGAGTCCAGTGTGGAGTTAAAAGAGTTAACAGTTACGCTTAAATCGGAATCAGATTTCCAGGTTAGACAGCTGGAAGATTTATTCCGCAACCATTGCACCAAACGCGGCATCAGTTTGATCGGCGTAGAGATGGAAGATAAACCAGTTCATAGCGGAAAAACCTTCTCCCTGAACATGAAATTCAAGCAGGGGATTGATCAACCTGACGCTAAGAAGATTGTCGGAATAATTAAAGATGCCAAGCTAAAAGTACAAACCTCTATCCAGGGTGATAAACTACGGGTCACCGGCAAAAAGCGCGACGATTTGCAGGAGGTGATTGCTTTACTCAAAAAGGAAAAAATGCCTTTGGAATTGCAATTTGAAAATTTCCGCGATTGA
- a CDS encoding DUF1840 domain-containing protein — translation MLVKFSSDAYENIVMFEKVARQLLTMMGHSGEIPGALTDDLIPDALARLQLALEKNRQTPSREGCENEDEEKPVSLSNRAFPLVNMLKSAIRDKSDVLWDYQ, via the coding sequence GTGTTAGTTAAATTCAGTAGCGATGCCTATGAAAACATTGTCATGTTCGAAAAGGTCGCCAGACAACTATTAACCATGATGGGCCATTCTGGTGAAATTCCCGGTGCACTCACTGATGATCTGATCCCTGATGCCTTAGCCCGTTTGCAGCTGGCTCTGGAAAAAAACCGGCAAACGCCCTCCAGAGAAGGTTGTGAAAATGAGGACGAAGAAAAGCCAGTAAGCCTTTCAAATCGTGCCTTCCCGCTAGTGAATATGCTCAAATCAGCAATACGCGACAAATCTGACGTCCTCTGGGATTACCAATAA
- the pdxA gene encoding 4-hydroxythreonine-4-phosphate dehydrogenase PdxA yields MKPLLLSSGEPAGIGPDICLTLADYEYPVVIAGDMNVLAERARQLNLSLELNEFHQGSPFQFRKGCLQVLHSPCVEKVTPGQLNPRNATMVINMLAQAIDACLAGHFSALVTAPVHKAVINQAGIPFTGHTEFLAERCNTNTVVMMLTCHALRVALVTTHLPLRAVPDAINEQAIKSVIRQLHQSLQIDFGIGEPTILVAGLNPHAGEGGYLGREEIEVISPALQHLQAEGINVQGPFPADTMFTPQHKADAFVAMYHDQGLPVLKYAGFGNAVNISLGLPIIRTSVDHGTALELAGTGKAETGSLQAAVKTAWSMVKQRNQQSLRTK; encoded by the coding sequence ATGAAGCCGCTCCTGCTTAGCAGCGGCGAGCCTGCCGGCATTGGCCCTGATATTTGCCTGACCCTGGCAGATTATGAGTATCCGGTGGTCATTGCCGGCGATATGAATGTGTTAGCAGAACGTGCCCGACAGTTAAATCTTTCGCTTGAGTTAAACGAGTTTCATCAGGGCAGTCCCTTTCAGTTCCGTAAAGGATGTCTGCAGGTTTTACATAGTCCCTGCGTAGAGAAAGTAACCCCCGGCCAGCTTAACCCGCGCAATGCCACGATGGTTATCAACATGCTCGCGCAGGCGATTGATGCCTGCCTCGCAGGCCATTTCAGCGCCCTGGTAACGGCGCCCGTTCACAAGGCGGTGATTAATCAGGCAGGGATCCCATTCACAGGCCATACCGAATTTCTGGCTGAGCGCTGTAATACCAATACAGTGGTGATGATGCTGACATGCCATGCCTTAAGGGTTGCTCTGGTCACCACGCATCTGCCGCTTCGAGCAGTTCCTGATGCCATCAATGAGCAGGCAATCAAGTCCGTCATTCGGCAACTGCATCAGTCTCTGCAAATTGATTTTGGTATTGGTGAGCCTACTATCCTGGTGGCAGGACTAAATCCCCATGCCGGAGAAGGCGGCTATCTGGGCCGGGAGGAAATCGAGGTGATTAGCCCGGCGTTGCAGCATTTACAGGCAGAAGGGATTAATGTTCAGGGCCCTTTTCCTGCAGATACGATGTTCACGCCCCAGCACAAAGCCGATGCTTTTGTGGCCATGTATCATGATCAGGGCCTGCCAGTACTTAAATATGCCGGATTTGGCAATGCGGTGAATATCAGCCTGGGTCTGCCGATTATACGAACCTCAGTAGATCATGGAACAGCGCTGGAATTAGCTGGAACAGGAAAGGCGGAAACGGGGAGCCTGCAGGCCGCGGTTAAAACAGCCTGGTCGATGGTTAAGCAACGGAATCAGCAGTCTTTGCGAACAAAGTGA